The DNA sequence GGACGTTTTTATGTGGGTGACATTATACCTTGTTCCAAACATGAACAATCCTTTGAACAAAGGAAAGAATGCTTTGCTGACGATCCTTGCTATGTCAATATGCCCAATGGAGAATATGCAAATTTGAGGGACTCTAAAATCTCAATGGTCATTTCAGGATTGACAGGGTCCGTTAATGCGTATTTGATTGACCAAAATAATGTAGCTAGCGATCCATATCCCATAAATTCGAATGGAACTATCGAATTTTATGCCACGCAGGTTTCAGATAAGATGGGTTTTGATCCTCAAACGGTGACTGCTGTAAGGTTTGAAGGGACATCTAGCTTTACCGTTTCGGACTTGCAGAGCTATTGTGGTAATGCTCCAGGGCTTTTTGATTGTACAGTAGCCTTTGATGGTAGTGGCTTTATAATTAATTCCACAATTACGAATACCATAAATGCGGCTAATGGTGGTTGTACCGTTTCTAATAACGAAAATGATGACTATCTTGAAGATGTAACTCAGGATTGCCCGGCGAATGGTTCGTTCTATGTGCCTGGGTCTAGTATTTATAGTGGTTTTGGTAATGATGAAAATTCAAAGAATTATTCTTTTACCATTACGATGACCGATAAAGAAGGCGTTGTGACTACTTGTCAAACAAATACAGTAACGGTGAAAAAAACAACCATGTCGTGCTTGGTTGACGATGATGAAATTGATGCTGGTGAGAATTTACCGGCCTTTAAGTACTATCTGAAAGATTGTCCTTCGGGAGGCTGTAATGCGACTGTAGAACTTGTGGGTAAGGTAAACGCTCAGTCTGTAAATTACAGTAAAAATTGTACGGATGACATTTCTTGTGAGTACCAGAGCTGGACCCCTTCTGATATTAACACCGTTGGGAATACAGAATTAACGTATCGATTGAGATATTCAACGTTGTCCGTTTGCGAAGCGACTGTTAAGGTGAACACGGTAACTTCGGCAGCGGCAACAAATTGCCGTGTAGAGAATGGGACGTTTATGGCTGACATAACGGGACCCTCGTCGGGAACTGCTTTGGCAAAGTTGTGGTATAACGATGTCCAAGGAAATGTCCTTGGCAGCGAATCGGTTACCTCTGCGTCAACATCCTTTACTCAAACATTAGATCTTGGCCCTGGATCTTATACCTTGGTGCTGACCTTAAATGGTGAACTTGCGTGTGGTGGAGCTGTAGCCTATGAAGTTTCCGGTTCTTCTACAAACAATTCTGGTAATCAGAATTCCGGCGATAACTCAGGTGAAAATTCTGGAGAAAATCAGAATCAAAACAACTCCAATTCAGTATCTGCAACCTGTTCGTATACAACGGATGAAACTACAGGTAGTGTTTCCTACACTATTTCTAGTGTTAGTGGTTGTGACAACAACGATTGTGTTGTAGTTGTGAAGAAGGGTGAAGTTGATGTTAATAAGGGATCGTCTTCTCTCGGAAATTCTGGTATGGGGCCTGTTGACATAGAAGAAAACGGAACTTATACTGTGTATTTAAATGGCTCTGCTATGGATAATTGCACATTTACTGTCACTATGGTCGAAAATAATAATAGTGGCGATAATAACAATGGTAATGGAAATAATGAAGGCGATGAAACTCCTAGCGAGAATCTGAAGCCAGTAAGTCTTTCATGTGTGAACAGCATTGGAAATGGAACTGAAATTCCGAGTGGGACAAGAACGATTAATTGCCATGATGCTGCGAATTGTACAGCAGTTAGTGTAAAATGTTGTCCGAAGAAAGATTGTGACAATGGCACTTCTTCAAAATGGAGTGTTGGAAAACAAGAGCAGTCAACAACTCCGAGACTGTATAATAATTCTTTCTCGTGTACAAATGGTAAATCTATAACTATTACAAGTGCTGGTGATTTGAAATGTATGCTAACCAATAATTAGTGGCTGGCAAAACTCTAAAATTAAACCCGGACTGCATAAATGCTGTTCGGGTTTATTTTGTGAAAAAAAATTGAACGCCTTAGCGGGCAACCACCTGCTCACGAATCTTTTCGCAGATTTCGCGACCCGCTACTTGAGCGAGGCTTTCGAAGGCGAATTCTTCAGCAGAGCCGGCACCGCGGCTGGTAATCAACTTGCCGTCGACCACCACGCGGTCGGTCAGGTACTGCTTGCAGACGAGGTCGCCTTCGCAGCCCGGGAAACAAGTGCACTTGCGGTCCTTGAGGATTCCGGCCTTCGAAAGCACCAGAGGGGCAGCGCAGATGGCGAAAATCCACTTGCCTTGAGCATCAAACTGCTTGATGGTTGCTTCGACAGCAGCACTTGCCGCGAGATTCTTGACGCCCAGACCCCCGCCAGGGAGGTAAATGGCATCAAACTGTGCAAGGTCGGCGTCCTTCAGCAGAATATCTGCTTGAATACGGAGCCCGAGCTTACCCGTTACGGACAAACTGTCGCTAATGGATGCGAGGGTCACATTCAGGCCGCCACGCTGCCAGTAGTCAAAGGGGGTGGCGAATTCGGTTTCTTCGAAACCATCTGCCATCAAGAATAAGATCTGCATAAAACCTCCGTGAAAGGATGTTCAAAAGGTAATAAAAAAAAGATGCCGGATTGGGGCCGGCATGACAAGTTTTTTGAGGCTGCTACCCGACGCTGTGTTCTAGCTTTAAAGTCAGCAACTGGCGAGCTTCCGTGGCGAATTCACCAGGGAGTTCCTTGAATACGTCTTTGCAGAATCCGCCGACCATTGCCTGGATGGCGTCTTCGCGCTTGATGCCGCGGCTTTCGAAGTAGAAAAGCTGGTCTTTGCTAATGCGGCTGGTGGTTGCTTCGTGTTCGGTGGTGGAACTTGCGTTTGCGACGGTGATATACGGGAACGTGTGTGCCGCACTCTTGTCGCCCACGAGCATGCTGTCGCACTGCGTGTAGTTGCGGGCACCCGTGGCCGACTTGTGAATGTTCACTTCGCCGCGGTAGGCGTTGCTAGAATAGTCGGCACTGATGCCCTTGCTGATAATCGTGCTCTTGGTGTTCTTGCCTATGTGGATCATCTTGGTGCCGGTATCGGCCTGCATGTGCCCGTTGGTGAGGGCCACGCTGTAGAATTCTCCGACGGAATTATCGCCCAGCAGCACGCAGCTCGGATACTTCCACGTGATGGCAGAGCCCGTTTCGACCTGCGTCCAGCTGATGCGGCTGTTCTTGCCGGCACACTTTCCGCGCTTCGTGACAAAGTTGTACACGCCGCCGGCTCCCGTTTCGCGGTCGCCCGCGTACCAGTTCTGCACGGTGGAATACTTGATGCTGGCGTTGTCCTTCGCCACCAGTTCCACGATAGCGCTGTGCAACTGCTTGCTGCTGAATTCCGGCGCCGTGCAACCTTCCAGGTAGCTGACGCTCGCACCTTCATCAGCGATGATCAAGGTGCGTTCGAACTGGCCAGCTTCCTTGTTGTTGATGCGGAAGTAGGTGGAAAGATCCATCGGGCACTTGACTCCAGGCGGAATGTACACAAAGCTTCCGTCGCCAAAGACCGCGCTGTTCAGTGCTGCAAAATAGTTGTCGCCTGCAGGCACGACCGAGCCCAGGTATTCCTCAATCAGTTCGGGATATTCCTTGATGGCGTCGCTAATGCTGCAGAACAGAATGCCCATTTCCATGAGCTTGCGCTTATGGCTGGTGTAAATGCTGACCGAGTCAAAGACCGCGTCCACAGCCACGTTGGCAAGACGCTTCTGTTCGTCGAGCGGAATGCCGAGCTTTTCGAAGGTGGCCAAGAGTTCCGGGTCTACGTCTTCAATCTTTTCGTGGCTTTTCTTGGTCTTCGGGGCGGAGTAGTAGACGATGTCTTGCAAATCGACCGGAGCAAAACTCAGTTCGCCCCAGTTCGGCTGCTCCATGGTCTTGAGCTTTTCATACGCTTTCAGTCGGAAATCGAGCATGAACTGCGGTTCACCACGGAGCTTGGACGCCCTGCGGATGACATCTTCGTTCAGACCTTTCTCGAAGGCCTCGTTCTCGATATCCGTTACAAAACCGTATTTGTAGTTTTCGCTCATTTTATTCCTTTTTTGCGCGTGCAAATTTAGAAAAAGATGCGTGATGCGTCCACTGCAATGGTGCAAATTGTCATAATGAAGACTCCCTACACGCAATTCCGCAAAAAATGAATACTGAAAATGACAATTTTTGTCAGTATTTTATAGGTATATTTGTTTGCGTAAAAAAGAGGTAAATTATGAATCATTTTAGCATCGCAAACAACAATATCCTGTTTTCCGCACTCCTGATGCTTGCTCCGGCTGTGTTTGGAGTCATGTTCTATGGTTCTGGTAGTGTTGTCGCGTCGGTATCGGCCGCAATTGCTTACTTGAGCCTGGTCATCGGGGAACGGCTGGATGGCAAATCGTACTGATTTTTGTAAGTTTGTTTATACAAACTGCAAAAAGAAGGACGAGAATAAATGAATAGAGTGTTATTGGGCCTAGCGTCATTGCTTGCGGCATCCACTTCGTTTGGCTTTGAAACCTGGCTTGGGGTGTATCAGCATAGTTCTGTCAATACGGAACTCGGAAATGCAACCGAAACGGAAGGTCGCTGGTTCGTTATAAGTGATTCTATAGATGGTGGAGAATCAAGTATTATCTGGCCTGCAGAATTAGGAAACGAATATAGCCCCACAGATGTGACTCCAGTACTAGAGCGTTGTGATGGTCTTTGCGGAACCGCCATGCTAGAAAAAGGGTTTGATTATCCTTATGCGATGGTTGC is a window from the uncultured Fibrobacter sp. genome containing:
- the sufB gene encoding Fe-S cluster assembly protein SufB; this translates as MHAQKRNKMSENYKYGFVTDIENEAFEKGLNEDVIRRASKLRGEPQFMLDFRLKAYEKLKTMEQPNWGELSFAPVDLQDIVYYSAPKTKKSHEKIEDVDPELLATFEKLGIPLDEQKRLANVAVDAVFDSVSIYTSHKRKLMEMGILFCSISDAIKEYPELIEEYLGSVVPAGDNYFAALNSAVFGDGSFVYIPPGVKCPMDLSTYFRINNKEAGQFERTLIIADEGASVSYLEGCTAPEFSSKQLHSAIVELVAKDNASIKYSTVQNWYAGDRETGAGGVYNFVTKRGKCAGKNSRISWTQVETGSAITWKYPSCVLLGDNSVGEFYSVALTNGHMQADTGTKMIHIGKNTKSTIISKGISADYSSNAYRGEVNIHKSATGARNYTQCDSMLVGDKSAAHTFPYITVANASSTTEHEATTSRISKDQLFYFESRGIKREDAIQAMVGGFCKDVFKELPGEFATEARQLLTLKLEHSVG
- a CDS encoding DJ-1 family glyoxalase III encodes the protein MQILFLMADGFEETEFATPFDYWQRGGLNVTLASISDSLSVTGKLGLRIQADILLKDADLAQFDAIYLPGGGLGVKNLAASAAVEATIKQFDAQGKWIFAICAAPLVLSKAGILKDRKCTCFPGCEGDLVCKQYLTDRVVVDGKLITSRGAGSAEEFAFESLAQVAGREICEKIREQVVAR